Proteins from one Carcharodon carcharias isolate sCarCar2 chromosome 19, sCarCar2.pri, whole genome shotgun sequence genomic window:
- the rlf gene encoding zinc finger protein Rlf isoform X3, whose protein sequence is MKIDRKFDATLLAKCCAENSEINSKGAFRQIYLTCLCTMGPNEDAAKEIARVDCKEVLDIICNLESDGQDNAAFVLCTTFLTHQLQQESVYCSWELTLFWSKLQRRMDPSLDSFLERCRQLGIIARTVYHIFFLIKVIQSEAEGAGLPISIELCVGALRIQSNENAEMKISICKTIACLMPDDLEVRRACQLTQFLLEPTVDAYREVEKLYKQPDQKYDEENGPIPNSLHCELLLVLKSHWPFDPEFWDWKTLKRHCRGHLGDQAGAISEDELSEDELDGNELFDQMSKIPETMNDGREKDGESLKKKEKVMSERYYRWLQNMFFCVLCKKDYVVARIVHHAKTHIRDGIFSCPVCAKKFKKKEQFTPHVKEHIKKPKREKKQKKKPESAEKSMLPALNVSPPPKQQLPVDEVKGLVKKEVEENDYIIFSGTDSVEEGQGDMSKPEVDETAVSQWTESYPCPGTDCLRSFKYYKNLTAHLKNDHLDNDENVKHFLEMNNRKALCKYCRRHFVSDYHLKAHLKVHSGLQPYICIQMDCNASFQAFADLVKHRKQHKEFRSKCTFKGCNKVFSGSCLLYHHEAQHYREAAYSCNLSGCKKFYFSKSEFQNHLQTHGITKLEDFEAKFLKKESDTTEGLVDDGPKLVTAEEKLCPNSSTENANEKLNEIAERSSQSCSYSLPQDMVKRENEAQYSPGGSYYPAVQGTDIADSSFVSKNQPGNSNLQNVYTENLLVPLEKLASFKELSDIEDMMKAATLHPEINRSLAKHKITTGAGGNLTTLNKLACGIDGCIMMYALTKDLKKHIKVAHPNYYKAKKRIDKHSREALKGSAPNQVKVKTETGQQAPLQSSLQGQEGESVLPAIDELCGNKNVLLKTQRAKKPKNNRNAKWPAIFKDNKFVCSRCFKEFSNPKSLGGHLARKIKCPLLAENSTETTPVKRYEGQPPNGAGCAPVVPTLEELVRALQKLQLDKSEAFRNDVMVCASTLSSPPSSKPPPTSIPTSDASVSTPSGNDSQLQPHSHELFQSDSSKEDSGIIKPFVCDHEGCAFKAMTKDGLINHYVKTHKYSKEKVLQLSRFQLRFAPFKCHICLRTFTRKTNLRTHYKQMHRFSKEDMQKGKFSYINCVSVPSNTNPQLNVPNILIKTENDSPHLPEDNLSSTQNVTERLSLSENAGPIKTEEGCLYPVSVSYQAKSFNLFGDDEHAHLGAVSGSWRQTGSDSENTMNESFTTERECSESTESLKSEEMRLNGSMESSMMPDSADDSESKEEGRGSRRIGAKSNLCYILNKYHKPYHCIHKGCSAAFTGQPNLIRHYQTVHQYNREQMCLEEDQGNAKKDNTKVKKIFKCKFEGCTKRFQYPRVLLRHYSEIHKLAGSETGKYACNQPDCLASFNVYSNLRRHLQQAHEINLEVKREAPGDLQFKCSIDGCSRTYTIRSSYLRHVQRQHKAHYKSILLRPRKNFQYDYKPDLERCDHSHLIDGATRSSPPTVKPDKLFGQEHLTDEDSCGSALMSEPNLERINVERLTDEGSSDSESEVDPDYERYQKHLGSYSPVLKLESNCESHNSGDLEGKTYRKASELESDLEKGVTEHHSDDTNDSVPQEDDSERNESCMALDGSLVDDSEKDPRKSGRCRDFLLKSTDHGFAMCKVEVLRDQFPCMVDDCQTVVLSRRSVLRHYKIQHKMTAKYIEQNLDALLVCKKYSDPSHSEKLASDSPKLPKKVISEQTEETPGCSVLRQQNGETPLKTEFKVDPEQIGTGQQLHNCSVGNGNNAISGSGSVLFPGKTVSSNSATGMSNRGPGFKENDANQAFLPKNGGVITNLAKQSVSQNGSLFPKLKQPLKRKPEMEGQSQRTNSTLTQGSLFGTKDGQQSQNGQQKPFDLTTYKPIGFEASFLKFIQESEDTENDVDEMWHWEPPKRCKKYTSQKRESAVNTGSKESTMENYKEYSADCDKNDSVHNSFPAIEPLISPGPSPSLENLRTILDKALTDCGDLALKQLHFLRPVVVLERSEFSTPLLELFPTKKSDELCVGSS, encoded by the exons GGAACTCACTCTGTTTTGGAGCAAGTTGCAGCGGAGAATGGATCCCTCTTTGGATTCCTTCCTAGAGCGCTGTCGGCAGCTTGGTATTATTGCAAGAACAGTGTACCACATATTCTTCCTAATAAAAGTTATCCAATCTGAA GCAGAAGGAGCTGGTCTCCCCATTTCTATTGAACTGTGTGTAGGAGCCCTTCGTATTCAGTCTAATGAAAATGCAGAGATGAAGATTTCCATTTGTAAAACCATTGCATGCTTGATGCCAGATGACCTTGAAGTCAGACGTGCTTGTCAACTCACTCAGTTCCTGCTGGAACCCACAGTGGATGCTTACCGTGAAGTGGAAAAGCTGTATAAGCAGCCTGATCAAAAATATGATGAGGAAAATGGCCCCATCCCCAATTCGTTACACTGTGAACTTTTGTTGGTTTTAAAATCCCACTGGCCTTTTGATCCAGAGTTTTGGGATTGGAAAACTCTAAAACGTCATTGTCGGGGGCATCTGGGAGACCAGGCTGGTGCTATTTCAGAAGATGAACTCAGTGAAGATGAATTGGATGGTAATGAACTCTTTGATCAGATGAGCAAAATCCCAGAGACAATGAATGACggaagagagaaagatggagaaagtcttaaaaagaaagaaaaggtgATGTCTGAAAGATATTATAGATGGCTTCAAAATATGTTCTTCTGTGTGCTGTGCAAGAAAGATTACGTTGTGGCTAGAATTGTACATCATGCAAAGACTCACATTAGAGATGGAATATTTTCCTGCCCTGTTTGTGCAAAGAAGTTTAAGAAAAAGGAGCAGTTTACCCCACACGTAAAGGAACACATAAAGAAAccgaagagagagaaaaaacagaaaaaaaaaccaGAATCGGCTGAAAAGTCTATGCTCCCTGCATTAAATGTGAGTCCACCTCCTAAGCAACAACTTCCTGTCGACGAAGTGAAAGGATTGGTTAAAAAAGAGGTTGAGGAAAATGACTATATAATCTTCAGCGGAACTGACTCAGTGGAGGAAGGACAAGGTGATATGTCCAAACCTGAAGTGGATGAAACTGCTGTATCACAGTGGACAGAAAGTTATCCGTGCCCAGGAACAGATTGCTTGAGGTCATTTAAATACTATAAAAATCTCACGGCACATTTGAAAAATGATCACTTGGACAATGATGAAAATGTAAAGCACTTCCTTGAAATGAATAACAGGAAGGCACTGTGTAAATACTGCCGGCGCCATTTTGTCAGTGACTACCATCTTAAAGCCCATTTAAAGGTACACTCGGGGTTGCAGCCTTATATTTGCATTCAAATGGACTGCAATGCAAGCTTTCAGGCCTTTGCTGATCTCGTGAAACACAGGAAACAGCATAAAGAATTCCGATCCAAATGTACATTTAAAGGTTGTAACAAGGTTTTCAGTGGATCTTGCTTGTTGTATCACCATGAAGCTCAGCATTACCGGGAAGCAGCCTATTCCTGCAATTTATCTGGCTGTAAGAAATTCTACTTTTCAAAAAGCGAATTTCAAAATCACCTGCAAACACATGGTATAACAAAACTGGAAGATTTTGAGGCCAAATTTCTGAAGAAAGAGAGTGACACCACAGAAGGTCTGGTCGATGATGGTCCTAAACTTGTGACAGCAGAGGAGAAACTTTGTCCCAACAGTTCCACAGAAAATGCAAATGAGAAGTTGAATGAAATTGCAGAAAGATCTTCACAAAGTTGCAGCTATTCTCTGCCCCAAGATATGGTAAAAAGGGAAAACGAAGCACAGTACAGTCCAGGTGGCTCTTATTACCCAGCAGTACAAGGTACTGATATTGCAGATTCAAGTTTTGTCAGTAAGAACCAACCTGGAAATAGCAATCTGCAGAATGTTTATACTGAAAATCTGCTTGTACCCTTAGAAAAGTTGGCATCGTTTAAAGAGCTAAGTGACATTGAGGATATGATGAAAGCGGCTACCCTTCATCCAGAAATTAACAGGAGCCTGGCTAAGCACAAAATCACAACAGGGGCTGGAGGTAACTTGACCACCTTAAATAAGCTTGCTTGTGGGATAGATGGCTGTATTATGATGTATGCCTTGACAAAGGATCTGAAGAAACACATTAAAGTGGCTCATCCAAACTACTACAAGGCTAAGAAACGAATTGATAAACACAGTAGAGAGGCGCTGAAAGGTTCTGCACCGAATCAAGTCAAAGTTAAAACTGAAACAGGGCAACAGGCACCGCTGCAGTCATCATTGCAGGGACAAGAAGGCGAGTCAGTACTGCCTGCAATTGATGAACTTTGTGGAAATAAAAATGTGTTGCTCAAAACTCAGAGAGCCAAGAAGCCCAAGAACAacagaaatgccaagtggcctGCTATTTTTAAGGATAATAAGTTTGTATGCTCTAGGTGCTTCAAGGAGTTTTCGAACCCTAAATCACTTGGTGGCCATCTGGCTCGCAAAATAAAATGCCCGTTACTCGCTGAGAATAGTACAGAGACCACTCCTGTGAAGAGGTATGAAGGCCAGCCTCCAAATGGTGCCGGTTGTGCTCCTGTAGTGCCAACACTGGAAGAACTTGTAAGGGCTCTGCAGAAGCTTCAGTTGGATAAATCTGAAGCATTTAGAAATGATGTGATGGTGTGTGCTTCCACTTTATCATCGCCACCTTCGTCAAAGCCTCCTCCTACATCGATCCCTACCAGCGATGCTTCTGTTTCCACACCTTCAGGTAATGATTCCCAATTGCAGCCACATTCTCATGAGCTCTTCCAAAGTGATTCATCTAAAGAGGACTCTGGAATCATTAAGCCATTCGTCTGTGACCATGAAGGATGTGCCTTTAAGGCAATGACCAAAGATGGCCTCATCAACCATTATGTTAAAACTCACAAGTACTCTAAGGAGAAGGTTCTTCAGTTAAGCAGGTTTCAACTCAGGTTTGCACCATTCAAATGCCACATCTGCCTAAGAACATTTACAAGAAAAACAAATCTTAGAACTCACTATAAACAAATGCATAGGTTCAGTAAAGAGGACATGCAGAAAGGAAAGTTTTCctacattaactgtgtttctgttcCTAGCAATACAAATCCACAGCTGAATGTGCCAAATATCCTAATTAAAACTGAGAATGACAGTCCACACCTGCCTGAAGATAATTTGAGCAGTACTCAGAATGTCACTGAAAGGTTGAGTTTGTCTGAGAATGCTGGGCCTATTAAGACAGAAGAGGGTTGCCTTTACCCAGTGAGTGTTTCCTACCAGGCAAAAAGCTTTAATTTATTTGGGGATGATGAACATGCACACCTTGGCGCAGTGAGTGGAAGTTGGCGCCAAactgggagtgattcagagaataCAATGAATGAGTCCTTCACTACTGAAAGAGAATGTTCTGAATCCACAGAATCTTTAAAATCTGAGGAGATGCGTTTGAACGGCAGCATGGAATCTAGTATGATGCCAGATAGTGCAGACGATTCAGAATCCAAGGAAGAAGGTCGAGGGAGCAGAAGAATTGGTGCTAAAAGTAACTTGTGCTACATCTTGAATAAATACCACAAACCTTATCACTGCATTCATAAGGGCTGTTCTGCGGCTTTCACTGGCCAGCCGAATTTGATACGTCATTACCAGACCGTACATCAGTACAACCGGGAACAAATGTGTTTAGAAGAAGATCAAGGGAATGCCAAGAAAGATAATACCAAAGTGAAGAAAATCTTCAAATGCAAATTTGAAGGTTGCACCAAACGCTTCCAATATCCTAGAGTGCTTCTGAGACACTACAGTGAAATTCACAAGCTTGCAGGTAGTGAAACTGGAAAGTATGCTTGTAATCAGCCAGACTGTCTAGCTTCCTTTAATGTATATAGCAACCTTAGACGGCACCTGCAACAAGCTCATGAGATTAATCTTGAAGTCAAAAGAGAGGCCCCAGGTGACTTACAATTTAAGTGCAGTATAGATGGTTGCAGCCGCACTTACACCATCCGCTCCAGCTACCTGCGCCATGTCCAAAGACAGCACAAAGCCCACTATAAGTCAATATTACTGAGGCCGCGCAAGAACTTTCAGTATGATTATaagcctgacttggaaagatgTGACCACAGCCATCTTATTGATGGGGCCACACGCAGCTCTCCTCCTACGGTTAAACCTGATAAACTATTTGGGCAGGAACATCTCACTGACGAAGACAGCTGTGGCTCAGCACTAATGAGTGAGCCTAATTTGGAACGAATCAATGTAGAGCGTCTTACTGATGAAGGCAGCAGTGATTCTGAATCCGAGGTTGATCCTGATTATGAAAGATACCAGAAACACCTTGGCTCATACAGTCCAGTGCTAAAGCTTGAGTCTAACTGTGAAAGCCACAATAGTGGGGACCTTGAAGGCAAAACATACAGAAAGGCGTCAGAATTGGAGTCTGATTTAGAAAAGGGTGTTACTGAACATCATTCTGATGACACAAATGACTCTGTACCACAAGAAGACGACTCTGAGAGAAATGAATCTTGTATGGCCTTGGATGGTTCCCTTGTGGATGACTCTGAAAAGGATCCAAGAAAATCGGGCAGATGTCGTGATTTCTTGCTGAAGAGTACAGACCATGGATTTGCAATGTGCAAAGTGGAGGTTTTGAGGGATCAGTTTCCATGCATGGTTGATGACTGTCAAACAGTTGTCCTGAGTCGTCGCAGTGTTTTGAGACACTACAAAATACAACACAAAATGACCGCTAAATATATCGAGCAGAACTTGGACGCTCTCCTAGTGTGCAAGAAATACTCTGACCCATCGCACAGTGAAAAATTGGCATCTGATTCACCAAAGCTTCCCAAAAAAGTGATCTCTGAGCAAACCGAGGAAACCCCGGGTTGCAGTGTTCTTAGGCAACAAAATGGAGAAACACCTTTGAAAACGGAGTTTAAAGTTGACCCTGAGCAAATTGGAACAGGACAACAGTTGCATAActgcagtgtgggaaatggaaataATGCTATTTCCGGTAGTGGAAGTGTTCTGTTTCCTGGGAAAACTGTAAGTAGCAATTCTGCCACAGGGATGTCAAATAGAGGTCCAGGCTTCAAAGAAAATGATGCAAATCAAGCTTTTCTACCTAAAAATGGAGGGGTAATCACAAATTTAGCAAAGCAAAGTGTGAGCCAGAATGGTTCACTTTTCCCTAAATtaaagcagcctttgaaaagaaAACCTGAAAtggagggacagtcacagagaacAAATTCCACTTTGACACAGGGCTCACTCTTTGGCACCAAAGATGGCCAACAGAGCCAGAATGGTCAGCAGAAACCATTTGACTTAACCACATACAAACCTATAGGCTTTGAAGCCTCATTTCTGAAGTTTATTCAAGAAAGTGAAGACACTGAGAATGATGTTGATGAAATGTGGCATTGGGAACCACCTAAACGCTGCAAAAAGTATACTTCACAAAAGAGGGAGTCAGCAGTTAACACTGGATCGAAAGAATCAACAATGGAAAACTATAAAGAGTACAGTGCAGACTGTGATAAAAATGACTCTGTGCATAACAGTTTTCCAGCAATTGAGCCTCTAATTTCACCGGGGCCATCTCCATCTTTGGAGAACTTACGAACAATATTGGATAAGGCACTCACAGACTGTGGAGACCTTGCCTTAAAGCAGCTTCACTTCCTTCGCCCAGTAGTTGTCCTTGAAAGGTCTGAGTTTTCCACCCCCCTACTAGAACTGTTTCCAACAAAAAAGAGTGACGAACTCTGTGTGGGAAGTTCATAG